One candidate division WOR-3 bacterium genomic region harbors:
- the obgE gene encoding GTPase ObgE, translated as MKFVDQVVINVFAGDGGDGCISFRREKFVPRGGPNGGDGGNGGSVYLIGQKDLTTLADLEYHVTYRAQRGMHGKGKNQHGKDGTDTFIPVPLGTDVFDAETEEKLGEILEHNQKLLVAKGGRGGRGNASFVSSTNRAPRIREKGEPGEKRKLKLILRLIADIGLVGLPNAGKSTLLSKITSAHPKIADYPFTTLSPNLGVLKSQEQIITVADMPGIIEGASGGKGLGLVFLRHIERTKIIIYVIDISRPDPIEDLKTIQKEIYNYNPEILTKEQIIVFNKTDLLKKIPKFATALPSFYISCLTGEGVNSFLSYLSEKYLTPA; from the coding sequence ATGAAGTTTGTTGACCAAGTAGTCATAAATGTGTTTGCCGGTGATGGTGGAGATGGTTGTATTTCCTTTCGTCGCGAAAAGTTTGTTCCCCGAGGTGGTCCTAATGGTGGTGACGGTGGAAATGGTGGTTCAGTATATTTAATTGGTCAAAAAGACCTGACGACGCTTGCGGATTTAGAATATCATGTAACTTATCGAGCGCAACGGGGAATGCACGGTAAAGGTAAAAATCAGCATGGTAAAGATGGCACAGATACTTTTATTCCGGTTCCATTAGGCACTGATGTTTTTGATGCAGAAACTGAGGAAAAACTTGGCGAAATTCTTGAGCATAATCAAAAACTGCTTGTTGCCAAAGGTGGAAGAGGTGGCAGAGGTAATGCCTCATTTGTTAGTTCAACCAATCGAGCACCGCGTATAAGGGAAAAAGGAGAGCCGGGAGAGAAACGAAAATTAAAATTAATTCTGCGATTAATTGCTGATATTGGTTTGGTTGGTTTGCCCAATGCGGGTAAATCGACACTATTATCCAAAATAACCTCAGCACATCCGAAAATTGCTGATTATCCATTTACCACTTTATCACCCAATTTAGGTGTGCTTAAATCCCAAGAACAGATAATTACTGTTGCTGATATGCCAGGTATAATTGAAGGTGCTTCTGGGGGTAAAGGTTTGGGTTTAGTCTTCTTAAGACATATTGAACGGACAAAGATTATAATTTATGTCATTGACATCAGTAGACCTGACCCGATAGAAGACTTAAAAACAATCCAGAAAGAGATTTATAATTACAATCCGGAAATACTTACAAAAGAACAAATTATTGTATTTAACAAGACTGATTTGCTCAAGAAAATACCCAAGTTTGCTACTGCTTTACCAAGTTTTTACATATCCTGTCTAACGGGCGAAGGAGTGAATAGTTTCTTAAGTTATCTTTCTGAGAAATACCTTACACCGGCTTAA
- the dprA gene encoding DNA-processing protein DprA, with protein MNRLFIDLYEIPRMTEAKLKNLLQKFLKPEAIFDAAISDLLTVKGIDNEIASAIKNYQRSQETAEKYKIAERLGVKIISYLDAEYPKNLKTIEHAPPVLFIRGEIRLEDEKAIAIVGTRRPTPYGKMVAEKFSSELASIGITIVSGLARGIDTIAHQSALKVQGRTLAVLGCGIDVYYPPENKQLYDKIAQNGAIISEFNFGTTPFAMNFPKRNRIISGLSLGVLAIEAPSDSGVLNTVTWATEQGRDVFAVPGAIDKQTSAGTNQLIKQGAKPVTTIEDICEELKITLDKKEKSEIPVNEKEKKILEILNSDPLYSDQIADLLNEPISEVLVQLLSLEIKGLIKQLPGNKYIKTF; from the coding sequence ATGAACCGACTGTTTATTGATTTATACGAGATACCTCGGATGACCGAGGCGAAACTTAAAAATCTCCTGCAAAAATTCCTGAAACCAGAAGCAATTTTTGATGCAGCAATTTCTGATTTATTAACGGTCAAAGGTATTGATAATGAAATTGCTTCAGCAATTAAGAACTATCAGCGTTCCCAGGAGACCGCAGAAAAATATAAGATAGCGGAAAGGTTAGGAGTTAAAATAATCTCGTATCTTGATGCCGAGTACCCGAAAAATCTTAAGACAATTGAGCATGCGCCTCCTGTCTTATTTATTCGCGGAGAAATAAGACTGGAGGATGAAAAAGCGATTGCAATTGTTGGTACCCGGCGACCAACACCTTATGGCAAGATGGTTGCAGAAAAGTTTAGTAGCGAATTAGCAAGTATTGGTATTACCATTGTTAGTGGATTAGCTCGAGGAATTGATACAATAGCACATCAATCCGCACTTAAAGTTCAAGGACGAACATTAGCTGTGCTTGGCTGTGGTATTGATGTCTATTATCCACCAGAAAATAAACAACTGTATGATAAGATTGCCCAAAATGGCGCAATAATTTCTGAATTCAATTTCGGCACAACGCCATTTGCTATGAACTTTCCCAAACGCAATCGAATTATTAGTGGTCTTTCTTTAGGAGTGCTGGCAATAGAAGCACCATCGGATTCAGGAGTATTAAATACCGTAACTTGGGCAACAGAACAAGGTAGAGACGTCTTTGCCGTTCCTGGAGCCATTGACAAGCAAACAAGCGCCGGCACAAATCAATTAATCAAACAAGGGGCCAAACCAGTCACTACTATTGAGGATATATGTGAAGAGTTAAAAATTACTTTAGATAAAAAAGAAAAGAGCGAAATACCAGTTAATGAAAAAGAAAAGAAGATTTTAGAGATACTTAACTCAGACCCACTTTACTCCGACCAAATTGCGGATTTATTAAATGAACCGATTTCTGAAGTCTTAGTCCAATTGTTATCACTGGAAATTAAAGGACTAATCAAACAACTTCCAGGAAATAAATATATTAAAACTTTCTAA